The following are from one region of the Sandaracinus amylolyticus genome:
- a CDS encoding HAD family hydrolase, producing the protein MIALEDGMRFLCSPECRERFLRGERHRERTEPARASASASASSSDPMLRAVRKRRSQRPPSSSSSSEWTAPVPEAPEPPVPLPVLPLAVAGMALVAAAFATSWTLVGISAVLTGAAAALAVLGPLPLRRDAGWLAWATAPSGASLACVAALLSFEGGHDARLALAGASLAAAAAILRAWLDASAARPLERLLDALRRRIPARAQGPVDDTTRPLQVGSRELEADRVRAGEEVIVSDGGVVPVDGVVRAGEGYVLAHPAARSPVRRRAGDPVIAGARVIDGAIRVLATRVGEHRALLRPARFGDGTADDAARVTRLTTRGIQWGGLAVLAFGALGLWLGDSGGGLAMRLSAAAGVLVAVPLLSLRRAAEAPFVAAGATAAERGIVFQSARSLDRAGRVRVVALCTHGTITEGEPEVVEVHPIGEGSVDEALGLAAAAEASLEGNPIARAILRHVERRRIAKGAVRRVTQVPGRGITAVGAASEAIVVGSRQLLLDEGISVAVGDVDAERAEKRGLSVVFVGVDRKLRALVMLRDEDRPGARAAVQRLIDLDAEVLLVSGDHRSTVESLARPLDVDHVKAELTPEERGTEVRRLREAGGGTVAVIGRAGPDDVVLAAADVPVVLAAAGSPEGERAIALTGDDVRDAAAALWLANAARREANRAVAVAVVAGLALAVLAANGLAAPGVVALGAIAVDVLALPAAARLLRRIELRLPARG; encoded by the coding sequence GTGATCGCGCTCGAGGACGGGATGCGCTTCCTGTGCAGCCCCGAGTGCCGCGAGCGCTTCCTGCGCGGGGAGCGACATCGCGAGCGCACCGAGCCGGCGCGCGCATCGGCGAGCGCGTCGGCGTCGAGCAGCGATCCGATGCTGCGCGCGGTGCGCAAGCGGCGCTCCCAGCGCCCGCCGAGCTCGTCGAGCTCGTCGGAGTGGACCGCGCCGGTGCCCGAGGCGCCCGAGCCGCCCGTGCCGCTCCCCGTGTTGCCGCTGGCGGTCGCGGGCATGGCGCTCGTCGCGGCGGCGTTCGCGACCAGCTGGACGCTCGTCGGCATCAGCGCGGTGCTCACCGGCGCGGCCGCCGCGCTCGCGGTGCTCGGGCCCTTGCCGCTCCGGCGCGACGCGGGATGGCTCGCGTGGGCGACCGCTCCGTCGGGCGCGTCGCTCGCGTGCGTGGCCGCGCTGCTCTCGTTCGAAGGCGGCCACGACGCGCGCCTCGCGCTCGCGGGCGCCTCGCTCGCCGCCGCCGCCGCGATCCTGCGCGCCTGGCTCGACGCGAGCGCGGCGCGCCCGCTGGAGCGCCTCCTCGATGCGCTGCGCCGCCGGATCCCCGCGCGCGCCCAAGGGCCGGTCGACGACACGACGCGCCCGCTGCAGGTCGGCTCGCGCGAGCTCGAGGCCGACCGTGTGCGCGCCGGCGAAGAGGTGATCGTCAGCGACGGAGGCGTCGTGCCCGTCGACGGCGTGGTGCGGGCCGGGGAGGGCTACGTGCTCGCGCATCCGGCCGCGCGCTCTCCGGTGCGCCGCCGCGCCGGCGATCCCGTGATCGCCGGCGCGCGCGTGATCGACGGAGCGATCCGCGTGCTCGCGACGCGGGTGGGCGAGCACCGCGCGCTGCTGCGTCCGGCGCGCTTCGGCGATGGCACCGCGGACGACGCGGCGCGCGTCACGCGGCTCACGACCCGCGGCATCCAGTGGGGCGGGCTCGCGGTGCTCGCGTTCGGTGCGCTCGGCCTCTGGCTCGGCGACTCCGGCGGCGGCCTCGCGATGCGCCTGTCGGCCGCCGCGGGCGTGCTCGTCGCGGTGCCGCTCCTCTCGCTGCGTCGCGCGGCGGAGGCGCCCTTCGTCGCCGCGGGCGCGACCGCGGCCGAGCGCGGAATCGTGTTCCAGAGCGCGCGCTCGCTCGATCGCGCGGGGCGCGTGCGCGTCGTCGCGCTCTGCACGCACGGCACGATCACCGAGGGCGAGCCCGAGGTCGTCGAGGTGCACCCGATCGGCGAAGGCTCGGTCGACGAAGCGCTGGGCCTCGCTGCCGCGGCCGAGGCATCGCTCGAGGGAAACCCGATCGCGCGCGCGATCCTCCGTCACGTCGAGCGCCGGCGCATCGCCAAGGGCGCGGTGCGGCGCGTGACCCAGGTACCGGGCCGCGGCATCACCGCGGTCGGCGCGGCCAGCGAGGCGATCGTCGTGGGCAGTCGCCAGCTCCTGCTCGACGAGGGCATCAGCGTCGCGGTCGGCGACGTCGACGCGGAGCGGGCCGAGAAGCGCGGCTTGAGCGTCGTGTTCGTGGGCGTCGATCGCAAGCTGCGCGCGCTGGTGATGCTGCGCGACGAGGATCGCCCTGGCGCACGCGCCGCGGTGCAGCGCCTGATCGATCTCGATGCCGAGGTGCTCCTCGTGTCGGGCGATCACCGCAGCACCGTCGAGAGCCTCGCGCGCCCGCTCGACGTGGATCACGTGAAGGCGGAGCTCACGCCCGAGGAGCGCGGCACCGAGGTGCGCCGGCTGCGCGAGGCGGGCGGCGGCACCGTGGCGGTGATCGGCCGCGCCGGGCCCGACGACGTGGTGCTCGCCGCGGCCGACGTCCCGGTCGTGCTCGCGGCGGCGGGATCGCCCGAGGGCGAGCGCGCGATCGCGCTCACGGGCGACGACGTGCGCGACGCCGCCGCCGCGCTCTGGCTCGCGAACGCAGCGCGACGCGAGGCGAACCGGGCGGTCGCGGTCGCCGTCGTCGCCGGGCTCGCGCTCGCCGTGCTCGCGGCGAACGGCCTCGCCGCGCCGGGCGTCGTCGCGCTCGGCGCGATCGCGGTCGATGTCCTCGCGCTGCCCGCTGCCGCGCGCCTGCTGCGCCGCATCGAGCTGCGCCTCCCCGCGCGCGGCTGA
- a CDS encoding class I adenylate-forming enzyme family protein — MRSGIAFDVSPRGVIALARARLSGSLGLATIFRVHAANTPDAIAIVCEGRRLTYRALDERIDRLASRLRHQHGIGRGDAAILLMHNRAEFVEVQAAMTRLGGAAVSASYRSTPEELEFLASHSGARAIFVEAELAAPIVASRAKLTGVPEANLIAVGGTHPGTTSYDALVAPGRVRPVDEASGDDAAVVVYTSGTTGKPKGAVRRFPKDAHLAFLQSIDELDIRHDDRHLAVCPLYHTTAFGFASFTFVLGGTVVIEPRFDAQRALAKIEEHAITTTAVVPTMLHRILELPPAARRKHDTRSLRAVFSAGAPLSGAVARDFMQEFGHVLYNIYGATETGLNTIATPDELLRAPGTIGHVVPGNEIRILDERGREVPRGATGELFVRNTMLVDYHRDDAATRASMRDGFFSVGDLAHVDEHGLVHLDGRKRDMIISGGVNVYPAEVEEVLARHPAVREAAVVGVPDREWGERVRAFVVLREGASADVPSLIAWCRDRLSGPKVPRDVRVMQELPKNPTGKVLKRELREMA, encoded by the coding sequence GTGCGCAGCGGAATCGCGTTCGACGTCTCGCCGCGCGGCGTGATCGCGCTCGCGCGCGCCCGGCTCTCGGGCTCGCTCGGGCTCGCCACGATCTTCCGCGTGCACGCGGCGAACACGCCCGACGCGATCGCGATCGTGTGCGAGGGACGGCGGCTCACGTACCGCGCGCTCGACGAGCGCATCGATCGGCTCGCGTCGCGCCTGCGCCACCAGCACGGGATCGGTCGCGGCGATGCGGCGATCCTGCTGATGCACAACCGCGCGGAGTTCGTCGAGGTGCAGGCCGCGATGACACGCCTCGGCGGCGCGGCGGTGTCGGCGAGCTATCGCTCGACGCCCGAGGAGCTCGAGTTCCTCGCGTCGCACTCGGGCGCGCGCGCGATCTTCGTCGAGGCCGAGCTCGCGGCGCCGATCGTCGCGTCGCGCGCGAAGCTCACGGGCGTGCCCGAGGCGAACTTGATCGCGGTGGGCGGCACGCACCCGGGCACGACGAGCTACGACGCGCTGGTCGCGCCGGGGCGCGTGCGGCCGGTCGACGAGGCGAGCGGCGACGACGCCGCGGTGGTCGTCTACACGAGCGGCACGACGGGGAAGCCGAAGGGCGCGGTGCGCCGGTTCCCGAAGGACGCGCATCTCGCGTTCCTGCAGTCGATCGACGAGCTCGACATCCGCCACGACGATCGACACCTCGCGGTGTGCCCGCTCTATCACACGACCGCGTTCGGGTTCGCGTCGTTCACGTTCGTGCTCGGCGGCACGGTGGTGATCGAGCCGCGCTTCGACGCGCAGCGCGCCCTCGCGAAGATCGAGGAGCACGCGATCACGACGACTGCGGTGGTGCCCACGATGCTGCACCGCATCCTCGAGCTGCCGCCCGCCGCGCGGAGGAAGCACGACACGCGCAGCCTGCGCGCGGTGTTCTCGGCGGGCGCGCCGCTCTCGGGCGCGGTCGCGCGCGACTTCATGCAGGAGTTCGGGCACGTCCTCTACAACATCTACGGCGCGACCGAGACCGGGCTGAACACGATCGCGACCCCCGACGAGCTGCTGCGCGCGCCGGGGACGATCGGGCACGTGGTGCCGGGCAACGAGATCCGGATCCTCGACGAGCGCGGGCGCGAGGTGCCGCGGGGCGCGACCGGCGAGCTCTTCGTGCGCAACACGATGCTCGTCGACTATCACCGCGACGACGCGGCGACGCGCGCGTCGATGCGTGACGGGTTCTTCAGCGTGGGCGACCTCGCGCACGTCGACGAGCACGGGCTCGTGCACCTCGATGGTCGCAAGCGCGACATGATCATCTCGGGCGGCGTGAACGTGTACCCCGCCGAGGTGGAAGAGGTGCTCGCGCGCCATCCTGCGGTGCGCGAGGCCGCGGTGGTGGGCGTGCCCGATCGCGAGTGGGGCGAGCGCGTGCGGGCGTTCGTCGTGCTGCGCGAAGGTGCGTCCGCGGACGTGCCCTCGCTGATCGCGTGGTGCCGCGATCGGCTCTCGGGGCCCAAGGTGCCGCGCGACGTGCGGGTGATGCAGGAGCTGCCGAAGAACCCGACCGGCAAGGTGCTCAAGCGCGAGCTGCGCGAGATGGCGTAA
- a CDS encoding acetate--CoA ligase family protein, producing MAERRASASPPPPIPVVCDDADLAVECARLGAEIDLAIAPSVSRAPIEEAATILGEGRACGVALSRAAEPIELVTLARACFAAGSSCAIVGLGERADIEDRAAIAADLGIVAVDEVRPMVAALALMRAGATQPWSASTRGVPALDRARLQLRGGGSTGGRLARLDDGRIGWGRAAQGELIALGEPRDVREALRAMRDAAGATPPGRAVMEGVDERAATDVLFGPPRALSDPASKAALQPYGLPLPVEELCSSPSRAAAEAARIGFPVRIALASPDLRIWDHPDLAVDGVDNAARVRDVFRQIMSMASERSPDARLLGVTVTATTTPIALLGVRAMPLEGGWVLAEIGFADPHGLASADRTRTVLPASAERLERTLARLRGSELVLAGTPARRRTVLEAIDDAMLRLTAFVDRRRDEIVSVEIRPLAILVGGGVEVREACVTVGEAFVRRLDAPARGGAG from the coding sequence GTGGCCGAGCGACGCGCGTCCGCTTCTCCTCCTCCGCCGATCCCGGTCGTGTGCGACGACGCGGATCTCGCGGTGGAGTGCGCGCGACTCGGCGCGGAGATCGATCTGGCGATCGCGCCCTCGGTCTCGCGCGCGCCGATCGAAGAGGCCGCGACGATCCTCGGCGAAGGTCGCGCCTGCGGCGTCGCGCTCTCTCGCGCGGCGGAGCCGATCGAGCTCGTCACGCTCGCGCGGGCGTGCTTCGCGGCGGGCTCGAGCTGCGCGATCGTGGGGCTCGGCGAGCGCGCCGACATCGAGGATCGCGCGGCGATCGCCGCGGATCTCGGAATCGTCGCGGTCGACGAGGTGCGCCCGATGGTCGCCGCGCTCGCGCTCATGCGCGCGGGCGCGACGCAGCCGTGGTCGGCGTCGACGCGCGGTGTGCCGGCCCTCGATCGCGCGCGCCTGCAGCTGCGCGGCGGAGGATCGACGGGGGGTCGCCTCGCCCGGCTCGACGATGGTCGCATCGGCTGGGGACGCGCCGCGCAGGGCGAGCTGATCGCGCTCGGCGAGCCGCGCGACGTGCGCGAGGCGCTGCGTGCGATGCGCGACGCCGCGGGCGCGACGCCGCCCGGTCGCGCGGTGATGGAGGGCGTCGACGAGCGCGCCGCGACCGACGTGCTCTTCGGCCCTCCGCGCGCTCTCTCCGATCCTGCGAGCAAGGCCGCGCTGCAGCCCTACGGGCTCCCGCTGCCCGTCGAAGAGCTGTGCTCGAGCCCGTCGCGCGCTGCCGCCGAGGCCGCGCGCATCGGGTTCCCGGTGCGCATCGCCCTCGCCTCGCCCGACCTGCGCATCTGGGATCATCCCGATCTCGCGGTCGACGGCGTCGACAACGCCGCGCGCGTCCGCGACGTGTTCCGGCAGATCATGAGCATGGCGAGCGAGCGCAGCCCCGACGCGCGCCTGCTCGGCGTGACCGTCACCGCGACCACCACGCCGATCGCGCTGCTCGGCGTGCGCGCGATGCCGCTCGAGGGCGGATGGGTGCTCGCGGAGATCGGGTTCGCCGATCCGCACGGCCTCGCGTCGGCGGATCGCACGCGGACCGTGCTGCCGGCGAGCGCGGAGCGCCTCGAGCGCACCCTCGCCCGGCTGCGCGGCAGCGAGCTCGTGCTCGCGGGCACGCCGGCGCGACGCCGCACCGTGCTCGAAGCGATCGACGACGCGATGCTGCGCCTGACGGCCTTCGTCGATCGACGCCGCGACGAGATCGTCTCGGTCGAGATCCGACCGCTCGCGATCCTGGTCGGCGGGGGCGTCGAAGTGCGCGAGGCCTGCGTGACGGTCGGCGAAGCGTTCGTGCGACGGCTCGATGCGCCCGCGCGCGGCGGCGCGGGCTGA
- a CDS encoding PEGA domain-containing protein: protein MRPALVALVILALPSALSAQETPQPPHDATVAEQDADVARRARAAFEAGVAHFEARRYRDAIHEFQVAAQLVPSADLWFNVARAHEELGEWEQAIEHYRRYLRDRVDPPDRAQVEGHIRELEERAEAARAARLTRPTTGTLTVRVDVEGATVRVGDREVGQSPIGDELSLDPGRHPLLVTREGYLPFRSEVAVEAGLRTAAYVDLQPETRYRAIEGERIFTWIAWGLSAASLGVAIGLGVEAGSRQGSDLDSAREWSAWSDAALGAAIGFGALGAILWFLEGRAVGTEVIPPPSE from the coding sequence GTGCGTCCAGCGCTCGTCGCCCTCGTCATCCTCGCGCTCCCGAGCGCGCTCTCGGCGCAGGAGACACCGCAGCCACCGCACGACGCGACGGTCGCGGAGCAGGACGCCGACGTCGCGCGCCGCGCTCGCGCCGCGTTCGAGGCGGGCGTCGCGCACTTCGAGGCGCGCCGGTATCGCGATGCGATCCACGAGTTCCAGGTCGCCGCGCAGCTCGTCCCGAGCGCCGACCTCTGGTTCAACGTCGCGCGCGCCCACGAGGAGCTCGGCGAGTGGGAGCAGGCGATCGAGCACTATCGCCGTTACCTCCGAGATCGCGTGGATCCGCCCGATCGCGCGCAGGTCGAGGGCCACATCCGCGAGCTCGAGGAGCGCGCCGAGGCCGCGCGTGCTGCGCGCCTGACCCGGCCCACGACCGGCACGCTCACGGTCCGGGTCGACGTCGAGGGCGCCACCGTTCGCGTCGGTGACCGCGAGGTCGGCCAGAGCCCGATCGGCGACGAGCTCTCGCTCGATCCGGGCCGCCATCCGCTGCTCGTCACGCGCGAGGGCTATCTGCCGTTCCGCTCCGAGGTCGCGGTCGAGGCGGGCCTGCGCACCGCCGCGTACGTCGATCTGCAGCCCGAGACGCGTTATCGCGCGATCGAGGGCGAGCGCATCTTCACGTGGATCGCGTGGGGCCTCTCGGCGGCGTCGCTCGGCGTGGCGATCGGGCTCGGCGTCGAGGCGGGCTCGCGGCAGGGCAGCGATCTCGACAGCGCGCGCGAGTGGAGCGCGTGGTCGGACGCCGCGCTCGGCGCGGCGATCGGCTTCGGTGCGCTCGGCGCGATCCTCTGGTTCCTCGAGGGTCGCGCGGTCGGCACCGAAGTGATCCCGCCGCCGAGCGAGTGA
- a CDS encoding histone deacetylase — MIASKTIAVVDDESFDAHRAPRKHVECPERLDAARSGVARALGGAARTTIAAREVREDEILRVHSREHLRALEDALRGSFGSIDADTYVAPGSRAAAWRAAGGAAELARALMEDRAQRGFALLRPPGHHAERDRAMGFCLLNNVAIAATAALDAGAQRVAIVDWDVHHGNGTQDAFEADPRVMFVSLHQWPLYPGTGAPGEIGRGAGVGTTANLAMPPGSGPEEYGQAFRRVVLPLVSGFAPDLVLVSAGYDAHASDPLASMRLDAASYGAMATALIDVAEQLGHGRVGFVLEGGYDLQALESSVDATVRAALGERVALPEGRTSGTSQAALDHTIRALAPHRPELR, encoded by the coding sequence ATGATCGCGAGCAAGACGATCGCCGTCGTCGACGACGAGAGCTTCGACGCGCACCGCGCGCCCCGCAAGCACGTCGAGTGTCCGGAGCGGCTCGATGCGGCCCGCAGCGGTGTGGCACGCGCGCTCGGCGGCGCGGCGCGCACGACGATCGCGGCGCGCGAGGTGCGCGAGGACGAGATCCTCCGGGTGCACTCGCGCGAGCACCTTCGCGCGCTCGAGGACGCGCTGCGCGGATCGTTCGGGAGCATCGACGCGGACACGTACGTGGCGCCTGGCAGCCGGGCCGCGGCGTGGCGGGCGGCGGGCGGTGCGGCGGAGCTCGCACGGGCGCTGATGGAGGATCGGGCGCAGCGCGGGTTCGCGCTGCTGCGGCCCCCGGGGCACCACGCCGAGCGCGATCGCGCGATGGGCTTCTGTCTGCTCAACAACGTCGCGATCGCGGCGACCGCGGCGCTCGACGCGGGCGCGCAGCGGGTGGCGATCGTCGACTGGGACGTGCACCACGGAAATGGCACCCAGGACGCGTTCGAAGCGGATCCGCGGGTGATGTTCGTGAGCCTGCACCAGTGGCCGCTCTATCCGGGCACCGGCGCGCCGGGCGAGATCGGACGCGGCGCGGGCGTGGGCACGACCGCGAACCTCGCGATGCCGCCGGGCTCGGGGCCCGAGGAGTACGGTCAGGCGTTCCGGCGCGTGGTGCTCCCGCTGGTCTCGGGGTTCGCGCCCGATCTCGTGCTGGTCTCGGCGGGGTACGACGCGCACGCGTCCGATCCGCTCGCGTCGATGCGGCTCGATGCGGCGAGCTACGGCGCGATGGCGACCGCGCTGATCGACGTCGCGGAGCAGCTCGGGCACGGGCGCGTCGGGTTCGTGCTCGAGGGCGGGTACGATCTGCAGGCGCTCGAGAGCTCGGTGGATGCGACCGTGCGCGCCGCGCTGGGTGAGCGCGTGGCGCTGCCCGAGGGACGCACCTCGGGCACGTCGCAGGCTGCGCTCGATCACACGATCCGCGCGCTCGCGCCGCACCGGCCCGAGCTGCGGTAG
- a CDS encoding MXAN_5187 C-terminal domain-containing protein: MRTKIIAGNLAAVLVVGLVSYAMVKSSLEAELVGEVDTRIVSDYRLLDRSFRLSARELSELDDEQSQQRAMIDIFVSALDEASRRTRAYEAADRVASWLADPSRRGATPDIVVVVDDRGNVVARNADRNRMYGQDLGSTVPAVQRALRGDTATGIWQKQDENKVLQVAVAPIRGEDHRVLGALLIGYDISNGLARAEGELLGRDVAFLLGDRVYSSSLAEGAVSEALGAHLFGPGQAAVQGAMQGNPSAPFTVQLAGDEYVGVVGPVPSGGAQTPLAMVVLANRSAQIGKAGATNVILLLTVVGAIVVLVYGFLIGTSFIRPIEQMEEAILAVINGRTDTRIELESAEYGGLAYRINQLLNVFTGTPEEDDQGRVSSPPGGGGRWQDDSIAQSSIAEPGATPPATAPAPQGTAGGEDEVDPAVAAQLASEPEDAYYARVYREYVAAKQAVGEDVSNIPQDKFVQRLRANEQSLIKKHDCRMVRFQVQTRGTQVNLKPVIIR, translated from the coding sequence ATGCGAACCAAGATCATCGCGGGAAATCTTGCTGCTGTCCTCGTCGTCGGGCTCGTGTCGTATGCGATGGTGAAGTCGAGCCTCGAGGCCGAGCTGGTCGGCGAGGTCGACACGCGGATCGTCTCCGACTACCGGCTGCTCGATCGCTCCTTCCGTCTCTCGGCGCGCGAGCTCTCGGAGCTCGACGACGAGCAGTCGCAGCAGCGCGCGATGATCGACATCTTCGTGAGCGCGCTCGACGAAGCGAGCCGCCGGACGCGCGCCTACGAGGCCGCGGATCGTGTCGCGTCGTGGCTCGCCGATCCGTCGCGCCGCGGCGCGACCCCGGACATCGTCGTGGTCGTCGACGATCGCGGCAACGTCGTCGCGCGCAACGCGGATCGCAACCGCATGTACGGCCAGGATCTCGGGAGCACGGTGCCCGCGGTCCAGCGCGCGCTGCGCGGCGACACCGCGACCGGCATCTGGCAGAAGCAGGACGAGAACAAGGTCTTGCAGGTCGCGGTCGCGCCGATCCGCGGCGAGGATCACCGCGTCCTCGGCGCGCTGCTGATCGGCTACGACATCTCGAACGGCCTCGCGCGCGCGGAAGGTGAGCTGCTGGGTCGCGACGTCGCGTTCCTGCTCGGCGATCGCGTATACAGCTCGTCGCTCGCGGAGGGCGCGGTCAGCGAGGCGCTCGGCGCGCACCTCTTCGGGCCCGGTCAGGCCGCGGTCCAGGGGGCGATGCAGGGCAACCCGAGCGCGCCGTTCACGGTGCAGCTCGCGGGGGACGAGTACGTCGGCGTCGTGGGCCCGGTGCCCTCGGGCGGCGCGCAGACGCCGCTCGCGATGGTCGTGCTCGCGAACCGCAGCGCGCAGATCGGCAAGGCGGGCGCGACGAACGTCATCCTCCTGCTGACGGTGGTCGGTGCGATCGTCGTGCTCGTGTACGGCTTCCTGATCGGCACCAGCTTCATCCGCCCGATCGAGCAGATGGAAGAGGCGATCCTCGCGGTCATCAACGGCCGTACGGACACCCGCATCGAGCTCGAGAGCGCGGAGTACGGCGGTCTCGCGTACCGCATCAACCAGCTCCTGAACGTCTTCACCGGCACGCCGGAGGAGGACGACCAGGGCCGCGTCAGCTCGCCGCCGGGCGGCGGTGGACGCTGGCAGGACGACAGCATCGCGCAGAGCTCGATCGCCGAGCCCGGCGCGACGCCCCCGGCGACCGCGCCGGCCCCTCAGGGAACCGCGGGCGGCGAGGACGAGGTCGACCCCGCGGTGGCCGCGCAGCTCGCGTCGGAGCCCGAGGACGCCTACTACGCGCGCGTCTATCGCGAGTACGTCGCGGCGAAGCAGGCCGTGGGCGAGGACGTCAGCAACATCCCGCAGGACAAGTTCGTGCAGCGCCTGCGTGCGAACGAGCAGTCGCTCATCAAGAAGCACGATTGCCGGATGGTTCGCTTCCAGGTACAGACCCGCGGCACGCAGGTGAACCTGAAGCCGGTGATCATCCGGTGA
- a CDS encoding HEAT repeat domain-containing protein, with translation MGLFDFFGSKKSPVEKHAGRVADRRAQAPDRWDSIQALGALKSPEAVQALLARFTIYADPSITDQEEKDETFRLIVETGAPAIDPVVAFLRRSESLGWPLKLLDRLVPAERVVTELLAVLETMDTEYQRDPTRKVQVLQTLEDRRDVRIAPAVARFLEDVNETARFHAIAALFAQEDPSPARAAAQKALSREDSVRGRTRLLEAFAERGWDVGEGRAAIEKTLPAGWSLDKAGVPRKKG, from the coding sequence GTGGGCCTTTTCGATTTCTTCGGCAGCAAGAAGTCTCCGGTCGAGAAGCACGCGGGGCGCGTCGCGGATCGACGCGCGCAGGCGCCGGATCGGTGGGACTCGATCCAGGCGCTCGGCGCGCTGAAGTCGCCCGAGGCCGTCCAGGCGCTGCTCGCGCGGTTCACGATCTACGCGGACCCGAGCATCACGGACCAGGAGGAGAAGGACGAGACCTTCCGCCTGATCGTCGAGACCGGCGCGCCCGCGATCGATCCCGTCGTCGCGTTCCTGCGGCGCAGCGAGTCGCTCGGCTGGCCCCTCAAGCTGCTCGACCGTCTCGTCCCCGCGGAGCGCGTCGTGACCGAGCTCCTCGCCGTCCTCGAGACGATGGACACCGAGTACCAGCGCGACCCCACGCGCAAGGTGCAGGTGCTCCAGACGCTCGAGGATCGACGCGACGTGCGCATCGCGCCGGCGGTCGCGCGCTTCCTCGAGGACGTCAACGAGACGGCGCGCTTCCACGCCATCGCGGCGCTCTTCGCACAGGAGGACCCGAGCCCGGCCCGCGCTGCCGCGCAGAAGGCGCTGAGCCGCGAGGACAGCGTGCGCGGGCGTACCCGACTGCTCGAGGCGTTCGCGGAGCGCGGATGGGACGTCGGGGAAGGGCGCGCCGCGATCGAGAAGACGCTCCCCGCCGGCTGGTCCCTCGACAAGGCGGGAGTGCCGCGCAAGAAGGGCTGA